The genomic DNA TGAAAAATCACATTGGCATAAGGCGTGCACTCTCCGGTGCGCACCACCGCTTTGCTCTGCACCGTGCGAGCTTTAAACGCCTCGTGGCTGATCGTGGTCACACTGATCGGCTGCTGACACGCAGCACTCTCTTGCTCTAGTCGCGCAAGCAAGGCTTGGTGCAGCGCCGGGCTAACTGCTGCAAGCTCTTCCGCAATCACCACGGACTCAATACAGGTGTGAGTTAACACCGCCTCGACCGTCTGCATAAAGCTCGGCACCCCTTGGGTCAGCGCCAAATCAATACGCGACACCGAGTTCGGGATCGGCAGCCCCGCATCACACACCGTCAATTCATCGGTGTGTCCGATTTGGGTTACGACTTGTGCAAGCTCTGGATGGAGCAAACCATGCTTATTCATTCATCACCTTCTCACTCACGATGGACTTAATCAGCGCTCACTGTGCGCTGGCACGTTTTCTTATGATCAGCGTTTTCCCTAAGGAAAAACGCCATCGAAACGTTTCGATATAGGCAAATAATGCAGATGAAAGAAAAATTTCACCATCTGTAAACATCACAGATGTGAGAAGGATCGACTATTGATATTGGAATCATTAGTAAAGGGAGAGATGAATCACACGGAGGGCCTGGGTTAGATAGAGACTAGAAGCGAAGCGATCTCGAACCAGGCGTAGGTCGGACAAGCGCCGGGGTAATGTTAATCTTATAACTCGATGTAGCCGCGCGCCTCCGACATCGATGTTAAATTTGACTCCGAACGTGACAGGCGCCCGTTAACATGGCGCATGATTTTTGACACGGTGCCGGGGCTTGTGTCACCTACGCCAATGGCCCCTTCGGGCTTAAGTGTAGAAAAAGTCCCTAGGCACAGCTTTACGCTTTTCCTAACCTCTCGTTTCTAGAAGCGCAGCGTCTCAGTTCTCGTCCTTCTCCATCGGCTCACTCAAACCCGGCACCGCTTGGCAAAACGTGCATTCTTCATTATCCACCGAGGCACCGCCCGACTCGACATAGCGAATACGATGACTCGCTTTGCCTCGGTTAGCCGACACCGCAAACCGCCGCTGGTCACGCTCGGGAATGGTCTTTTCTGTGTCACGCTCAGCCATGGGTTGTCTCCTTAAAATACCGGGAACTACTCTGCTGTATGTTAACTTTACCACCCCTAAGTCGCCTAACCAAAAGTGCCTGTCCCGATAACTACCTCCGATAACTAGAATCATCAATGTTAAAACCAAGCGTAGTTCGGTATAAGCGCCAGAACAGTGCCAATAATTATCGTAGTATCGGCCGCGCGCCCGTTGCACGGCGCCATCAGACATTAGGGCTAAAGATTAACCTCGATCGTAATAAAAGTGTCTGTCCTCTTAAAATGCTCATAAAAGGAGTGTAAAAAAGGCGCCATTAAGGCGCCATAATCGGTCAATAAGAAGAATCTTCCGTTACGCGGGGACAGGCGCCTCTTGCTTTTGCTCAGCGCTTTCGGTCGGTTTGCCGAGATATACATGCTGATACGCGTAGTTTGTGGCTTCAATGTAGCCTTCAACCGATCCACAATCGAATCGCTCACCCTCAAATTCATATGCAAGCACACAGCCGCGTTTCGCTTGTTCAAGCAAGGCATCAGTAATTTGAATCTCGCCACCTTTACCTGGCTGCGTGTTTTCTAGGATCTCAAAAATATCTGGGGTAAGAATATAGCGACCTATGATTGCCATATTACTCGGAGCATCTTCCGGTGCGGGTTTTTCAACCATACTGTCTACGCGAAATAAGCCGGACTCTAGCTTGCTGCCGCTAATCACACCATATTTGTGTGTTTCTTCTTTTGGTACACGTTGCACCGCAACAATCGAGCAGCGATAGTGGTTGTAAAGCTCCACCATTTGCTTAAGCACTGTGTCGCCACCAAGGTTCAAGCAAAGATCGTCCGCTAGCACGACGGCGAATGGGTTATCTCCCACCAGCTGTTTACCCGTCAGAATCGCATGGCCTAACCCTTTCATTTCATTTTGGCGAATGTAGGTGTATGAGGCAGATTGGATCAGCGCACGAACATCCGTCAGTAAGGCTTCTTTTTTGGTGCCACTGATTTGATGCTCAAGTTCGTAGTTTTTATCGAAATGATCCATCAAGGCATGTTTGCCACGGCCAGTCACAATGCCCATATGTTTCACACCAGCTTGAATGGCTTCATCAACGCCATATTCAATCAAAGGCTTATTAACAATCGGCATCATTTCTTTGGGCATGGATTTGGTGGCTGGTAAAAATCGCGTGCCATATCCTGCTGCTGGGAATAAGCAGTGCTTGATCATGTTCGCTCCTAGCTATCTGACGTTATTATATTCGAAATTTCTTAAACTCACGGCTAAAAAAAGCAGGCAATGCTGTAAAACATTGCCTGCTCAATAGAAATTGCCACCTACTGGTAGCTGTAATTATAGTAACCGTAATTACCACCATAGGTACTGGCAGCCTTACGCACCACCCCATTGAGGACAAAACCTTTTACGTTCACACCGGCTTGCTCAAAGCGCTGTTTAGTAACTTCAATCTCTTTGATCGGATTCACACTAAAGCGCCCCACCAGCAAGGTCGTTCCCGCGTGCGCACCGACAATCGCGGCATCTGTCACCGCCAATACCGGTGGTGTATCGATAATTACAATATCGTAGTGCGCGCTTGCCCAATCTAACAGCTCATTAAAACGTGGGTGCATCAATAATTCAGATGGATTGGGAGGTACTTGGCCACGCGTCATCACATCCAAGTTTTCCAGAACATTCTTTTGCACCACAGCGTCCGTATCGCGTTTACCCGCTAGGTAGTCAGACAGTCCATTGTCTGCGTTCATGCTAAACTGCTGATGCAAAAAACCTTTACGCATATCCGCATCGATGACCAGCACGCGTTGCCCGCTTTTCGCCAACACTCCCGCCATATTGGCAGAAACAAATGACTTACCGATACCAGGGCTCGGGCCAGAGAACATCAGGACATTGTTGGACGCTTCCATCATCGCAAAATGCAAACTAGTACGTAAACCACGTAATGCCTCAACCGATAGATCGGCTGGATTCGCAGAGGCAAGTAAGCTGTCACTGGCTGAACTCAACGCCTTTTTCTGGCGCTTTTTCTCAATATCCTGCTGCGTTTCTGACAGTGGTACACTGGCATAAACAGGTAAACCAATGGCTTCAACATCATCTGGATTTTCAACACCACGATGGAATGCCGCTTTTAGTAACACCACACCGACACCAATCATGCCACCAAGCAAGGTTGCAATCACAGCAATGAGCGGCTTTTTCGGTTTAACCGGCAGCTCAAAGGTTTGCGCATCGTCAATAATACGTACGTTACCAACGGTACTCGCCTTCATGATGTTAAGCTCTTGCACCTTATTCAAAAGCTGAACGTAAATGGCTTGGTTTACCTCAACATCACGTCTCAAACGCAATACCTCACGCTGCGTTTTCGGCAATTTTTGCGTTTGCTGCTCTACTCGCTTTTTCTCGCCAAGTAAGGTTTGTCGTTTATCGAGCAATGCCAAATAAGCAGGATGCTCTTTGGTAAATTTCTGCGCCAACTCACTTTCTTTGAAGGTTAACTCGTTGAGCTGTTTTTCAACCGATAACATGGTATCGAGTGAGGCCTTCGCTTCCATCGATAAGTCGACCGAATCATTCTCTTGACGAAACTTATTGAGTTTATTCTCCGCCGCGGTCAATTCAGCTTTTACGCCGGGCAAATGACCTTTCAAGAACTCAAGGCTCTTTTCGGCTTCAGCCGCGTCACGCTTGACGTTTTGCATAAAATAGTTCTCTGCGATATCACTGAGAACGTTCTCAATCAGTACTTTATCTTCACCCTGATATGAAAGTGAGAGAATACCTGTTTGTTTACCACGCTCGCTCACCGAAAGTTCATTTTGGATGGCCTTAATCGCGCGTAAGCGGCTTATTTTCGAGATGGTGAAGGAATCACCCTCATCAGCCTTCAGCTCGGTCACAAATAGATGAAATGCGTCATTGATCGCGGCTTCGCCCACCTTACCTTCAAGCACAAGATCATCCTCGCTGTCATACAGAGAGTACTGCTCAGGTGCATCGACGGTTAAACGAAAAGGTTGTCGTTCATAATCTTGCGGAATATCGAAACGACTAATCGCAATATGGCGTTGGTTTCCTGTCAATCGCGCTAAACCTTTACCCACAACCGGGAAGTAGTCTGGCGAGGCAACCGTGGTAAGGTTGTACTTATCGACAGTTTGCCCTAACACCATACGTGAACGGATTAGCTCTATTTCGGTACTGGCGGAGCTCTCACTCGCGAAAAGTTCACTCGCTCCCTCACCGAGTAGCGAGGACATGCCGCCTTCTTTTTGCTCTACTTGTATAAGCGCATCCGCTTTATAAACCGGTGTGGCAAGAATCGCGAACGCTACCCCTACTACCGCGAGTAAAAACGTGCAGGCAATAATTATCCATTTGCCATCAATTAAATGGCCAAGCAGTTTGCTAAGGTCAATTTCATCGTCTGATGATGCTGTATTTTTTATATTTTGGTTCATTTTATGCTCTTGGGTCCTCTAAGGCACTCACTTTCCCGTCATGACCACTGCATCAATGCAGAGGGCCCGGTTAACGAAGTACATCACACCATTTGTGCGCAGCTTGGGCGATTAAGTCGTACGCATAATCAAACGCCTCATCACTCTGACGATAAGGATCTGGAATGTCTTTACTTTGCGCAAGGTAGTGTCCAAACAGCATGGTCTTCCCGCGTGCTTCGGGAGCAATACGACACACATCTTCTTTGTGCTTGGATTCCATCACCAAAATCAAATCATATTCGTGACACATTGATGCGGTGAGTTGTCGCGCTTCGTGCCCCCCAAGGTCTACACCATGCTTGGCGGCAATTCGAGATGCCTGTTCGTTGGCTGGCTTACCAACCAAGGCACCCACGCCCGCAGAATCAATGGTTTTCGTCGGTAAGTTTTCACGCAACAGCCGCTCCCCGGTTGGAGAGCGACAGATGTTACCCACACACACAACAAGAATTTTATTAAACATGACGGACTCGCTTATCGTGGCCAGTTTTCAACACGAAGCGCACCTTCTGTCAATTCATTAAAGCCAGAGATCGTTGGCAACAATGAGCGTATAACTCGGTTCCAGCGCGCAATAGGAGCGGCTGTCACATAGACCACATCATACGGTTGCAAATCAAACTCTGTACCAACAGCCAAAGCTGTCGCGTCTTTCACATTCAATTGGAACACGTCGGCAACAGGTTCAGACTTTTCATAGCGCGGACTATTTGGCGTATTACGTGCGGTGCTGCGAATCACAAAAATACCCGTTGCGTCTGCTTCTAGCTCATCAATCCCTCCAACGGAGGTTAGCGCTTCAGTTAAGCTCATACCGATACGATCAATCTTCAACATTTTCGGATCGTTCACTTCACCGAGTACAAAGACTTTTTGACCATCATTGCGCGGAACATGCAGAATATCGCCATCTTTCAACAAGCGGTTTTCGGTAAGGTCGCCTTTTTGCATCAGTGCATACAAAGACACGCTTTCTTCTTCACCACGCTTGGTGAGCGTCACGTTGCGCCAATCAGCAAACTCCGTGATACCACCTGCGCGGTTAACCGCATCTAAAATCGTCGTTGGGATATTAGTAATAGGCTGGTAACCTGGCTTTTTCACTTCGCCAGTAATGTAAGATTTTTGCGAGCGAAATGCTGCTACGTTGACATCAACTTGTGGTTTCTCAATATACGTCTTGAGACGTTGAGCAATGTCATCGCGCACTTCCTGTACTGTTTTTCCCGCAACGTTTACTTGCCCGATGTACGGATAAAAAATGGTTCCGTCAGCGTGAACCCAATTCCCTGCCTCGGCAGAGCTACGATAAGAGCCTGCAGGGATGGTGAGCTCTGGGTGATCCCAAATGGTGACATTCAACACATCCCCAGGCCCGATACGATATTCGTAGTTCTGGACCTGTGAATCCAGTTCAGGATTGACCTGTGCAAGCGCCCGCGCACGTCGGTTATTCAACTGCTTGATGTAAGAGGGGGTTAACGGATGGATATTTACCTGAGTAGATAAATCCTCAGCGGGCTGACCCACGATATTTTTATCGCTCGGATCAAAATGAGAACCCGGCATCGTACATCCTGCCAGAGCCAGCGAGCTCATAGCGACAAAACAAATAGGTTTTAGCACAACGTCATCCTAATTCTTGTTGTTTATTCCGCTGAAATGTATTTAATTCAGAAGCTTATCTATATTCCAGTCTCGGACGGGAAGCGATTCAGCCCTATTCTCCACACTCAAACCCGAGCAAATCTTAGCCAGAATTTTTGACAATAGAGCGCACCGAGCCCACACCCAGCAAACTTCAGATTGCGGATAATACAGACATTAGTGAATGAAATAAACCCCACTTGATGCCACTCGCCATTGGCACTGTCCTATATAATATTGCTGTAACTTAGCGATATTTATGGCAGAATACGCCACAAGACATAGACTTTGCATTTACAAGCAGCAGCTAAATCGTTAGGTTAGTGTCCTGTCTGCTTTAGTAGACGTTGTTTAAGCAAATCACCCATGGAGAGATTTATGAAAAAAGTAGCAACAGGCATTATTGCCATGCTGTTCGCTGCAAGCGCCATGGCTGCCGGTGAAGCGTCAAGCTCAGCCGCAGCGGGTAGCAGCAGTGCAAGCGCAAGTGGCGCAGCCACGTCAGCAAGCGCGGGTGCAGCAGGTACAAGTGCTGGTGCCGCAGGCGCTGCAGGAGCAGGCGCAGCGGGTGCTGCAGGTGCAGGTTCAGCTGCATTTGGCGGTTTAGGTATTGGTGCAGTCGCAGCCGGTACGGCGGCAGTTGCCGCTGTTGGCTCAGTAGTTGCAGCGGCTGGCGACAGCGGTACCACTGGCACTACTGGCACCACAACGACTGTTTCTCAGTAAGCGTGATGTATAATCAAACAGCCGCTTTCGGGCGGCTGTTTTTTGCTTAAATTTCGATGTATCGGCCTACATGACATACTTCAAGCCTCTATTTCCCATCATATTTTTTTTTATGCTCAGTGGCTGCACACAGCAAGCGAGCAACTTAGCTGACACTTATAGTCTGCTTTACAAAGGTTTTCCTGACGCCAGCTATAGCAACGAAGAGATTCAAGCGCTCCCTTATGCCAGTATTTACGCTCGGCTTGGTGACGGTCCTCGCGGCTTCTTAGTACTTGCTTATGCTGAGCCCTACGCGCACAATCAAACATCGTTAAAGTGGATGTCTGCCGATAACGAAGTCATTGAGACTGCGTCAGGGCGGGTCATCAAGACCCTAAAACTACCCGGCACCAATTTAGCGAAACTTGACAGCGACACGCCCGATCCACTTTCGCTTGGGCTTCTCAATCCAAGCACCCCCAAAACCTGGCAGTTTCGCATCGATTTTATGCCTGGTTACCACTTTGGCTACTCTGCGACTAGCGTTTTTGAAAATAAAGGCAACGCAAAAGTGACCATAAACGGTGTGGCTCGTTCCGCTGTATATACTGAAGAAACCGTGTCCATCAGTAGCCTTCACAAAAGCTATACCAACCAATACTGGCTCGACCCCTCTTCTGGCAAGGTACTCAAAACCGTTCAATACCCAGCTCCCAATATGGACGCAGTAAGCGTAACTTTCCTAAAAACGTATCAGGGGGCGCAATAATATGACGAATCAGTCAATGGCATTAGACTTTTTTAAAACCTCGTCTCTCCCCATAATGCGTCGTCTTTTTAATCTACTGATCTCAAGCAGCATGGTCGTCGGGTTAATTTTGTCACCGCAGGCAACCGCACAGCCCGCTCCACTACAACATCAAATGACCATAGAGGGCGAGACCATCGATTATGACGCCCCGCCACGCTTGAGTGACGCGGTGATGGATGGGCTAAAGCTCACAGAGAAAAATATCGTAGATATTTACTGGCCAGGGGCTGGCTTATATGACATTACCCTACCCAGCCGCCTCGCACTAACAGCGATGGCAGCCGCTGAAAACCAGATCACCATACAAACGGGCAAGCCTCAACAACGCTGGCGCCGACTGGTTCATACACTTAAAACCTTTACTGTCGAGCGTCGAGCAAAAGTCTCTCTAGACCCAGATCTTACCCGGATTGATATCAGCAAAAACCCGCGTTTAGATGGCGAGTGGCGACTCGTGTTTCCTCAGCGTCCCGATCATGTATGGGTGTTGGGTAACGTCGCGGCTCCCGGTCAATATTCATGGCAAGTGAGGCAAGGGGCGGCTGATTACCTTGACCAAGCGAAGGCCAATACACTGGGCAAATCTTACGCTTGGGTCGTACAGCCTGATGGCGCGATTGAAAAACATGCTATCGCGTATTGGAACGCATCACACCAAGATATTGCGCCAGGTGCGGTTGTCTACCTGCCCCTGCCGGTAAAAGGACTGCCGTCCTATCCTGACACGATTGATGCCAATCAACTTGTTCTCGACTATCTCAGTAACAGGCTTCCAGAATGAAAACCGCTGTATTTACCCATTCTGCTCTTGCAGCCGCATTGTTCTGTGCGTATTCCGCGCATGCAGACAGTTTTTCGTACCCAAGTCTTGTGTATTCGCAAACAGATTTTGGCGGTGTCGGCTTGATGCAAATGCCATCGGCACGTACAGCGCCTGAAGGCGGGTTTAGCTTGGGCTCAACCTATAACGAAGATTACTTGCATTATCATGCCTCACTGCAACTATTCCCCTGGCTAGAAACGACGATTCGTTATACCCAAGTACACGATGTACTATATAGTCAAAACCCTGACTTTAGTGATGATAACAGTTACACCGATAAGAGCATTGACGCCAAACTGACACTCCTCAATGAGAGCTACTGGCTCCCTGAACTCGCGGTCGGCGTACGTGATTTAGGCGGGACAGGGTTATTTGATGGTGAATACGTAGTGGGCTCTAAACGTGCCGGCCCCTTCGATTTCACTCTTGGGGTGGGTTGGGGCTATTTAGGTAACCGTGCTAACTTGCGCGGAAATAAGACGCTAGGTAGCGATTGCGACCGAAATACCGGATACAAAGGTAATGGCGGCAATGTCGATCTGGATCGTATGTTCACAGGCTGTGTGGCACTGTTTGGCGGCGTAGAATATCAAACCCCGCTCTCCCCTTTGTCGCTAAAGCTCGAGTATGATGGAAACGACTACCGCTCTGATTTCCCAACATCGAGACAAGGTGTGCCCCTACCTGCAGATTCTCCCTGGAATCTCGGTTTAGTTTACCAACTTGCCCCTTGGGCGGATGTGCATCTGAGCTATGAGCGTGGCAACACGTTTACTGCTGGTCTTACGCTTGTAAACAACTTTAGTGACGCGGATCCATTTTGGCTTGATGATCCTATCGCAGCCTACCGTCCACAAGCATCCACCGACAGCTTAACCAAAGCGGAATGGCAACAGCTGAGTCAACAGCTTGCGCAAAATGCGGGGTATAGCGACAATCGCGTTTATTATGATGGCGACCAACTTACCGTCACCGGTGAACAAAACAAATACCGTGATCGAAGCCAAGCGCACGAACGCGCAGCTCGCTTAATCGCCAATACCGGTATAGAGGCCAAGCGCTACAAGCTGATTGAAACCAAAAACCGGCAACTGATGACTGAAACTATCATCGACGCCAACCGTTATACCCAAATAGCCAACAATGATTACGTCGGTGCTGATATTAGCGATGCGACGGGTACGATTGCCTCGCGCTCTCCACGAGGAACATTGATGGGCAATAACGATGACGATTTCCGCGCCGGGATCGCACCCAAGTTGCGTCAATCGATTGGTGGTGCCGAAGATTTCTATCTCTATGCCATCGGTGTCCTAGGAACCGCTGAATGGTTCATGAATGATCACCTCGTCGCCTCCGGTGAGGTGTATGCCAACTTATTTGATAACTACGACAAATTTAATTACACCGTACCACCTGACGGCACTGATCTTAAGCGAGTGCGCACACTCACGCGCCAGTATATTGATGAGCGCTACCGCGTGACCAACTTGCAGCTCACTTACTTTGATAAGTTTGGCTCAAATTGGTATACCCAAACCTACGGTGGGTACCTTGAAGACATGTTTGCTGGCGTTGGCGGTGAAGTGCTGTACCGCCCTTATAATAGTGACTTCGCATTAGGTGTCGACATTAACTACGTGAAACAGCGTGATCCAAGCTCCGTGTTTGGCTTATTCAGCCAAGAGCGTCAGTACAGTGACGAAGACCAACGCTATTATCGCGTTCAAACCGGCACCACGACTGGCCATGCGACCTTGTATTGGCGCGAGCCGCTGGGCCTTTTCGAAGGAACAATGGCGAAGATCAGTGCTGGACGCTACCTTACTGATGATGTGGGTGTCACCATTGATGCCTCCAAACAGTTCGATAGCGGCATCACGGCTGGCGTGTTCGCCACTAAAACCGATCTCTCCGCAGAAGAATTTGGCGAAGGAAGCTTTACCAAAGGCTTTTATATCTCGATTCCCTTTGACTTGCTGTCGGTCAAACCAAACACTAGCCGTGCCACCATTTCCTGGTTACCGCTGCAACGTGATGGTGGACAAAAGCTAGGCAAGAAATACTCTCTCTATGGCATGACAGATGCACGATCCCCCTGGAGTACTCGCCCCATTCAATAATAAAAAGGCCCACTTTATATGTGGGCCTTTTATTATCAAACTACTCATTAGTGTTTTATTTATGAGACATTTTCACTCTTTTCATATTAATTAGCGAACATGCTGCAATCGACTGCCTACTTTACTATCAACCTCCGCTCAAAAAGAACACTATACACCCTGCCCAGCTTTATTTATATCGCTGAGTGATGTAACATCTCGCTATAAATTATAAAGGAGAAACGCTGTGTTTTTTTCTGCAACGGACTTGGTAGCGCTCTTGGTGCTATCAACGTGTGTGCTGTTTTTAATGCGTAGGTTTGCTAGGGTTGTAGGGTTAGTCGATAAACCGAATGCACGTAAGCTGCATTCAGGCTCGGTTCCACTAGTAGGTGGCATTTCGATTTGTCTTTCGTTGTTGTTCTTTCTCTGGAATAACGCAGATCTTATTCCACACACTGAATTATATAGCGTTAGCATTCTTGTTCTAGTCATCATTGGTGCCCTTGATGATAGATTTGATATTAGTTACAAGATCCGCTTTCTAATTCAGGCACTACTATCAATTGCAATGATCGAGGTCGGCAATATTGAGCTCAGCACGATAGGCAATATATTAGACACAGGTGATATAGATTTAGGAATTACAGGATATATTATCACTATTCTTGCCGTAGTTGGTGCCATTAATGCGTTTAATATGGTAGATGGTATTGACGGCTTGTTGGGCGGCCTATCCGTCGTGACATTTGCCGGTGTCGCCTTTATGATGACCACAGTTAATCACTATGACCTGGCCTACTTATCGACGGCGATGATTGTCATTATGGCTCCCTATATTTTGTTTAACCTCGGATTACTAGGTCGTAAGCGGAAAGTCTTTATGGGTGATGCTGGTAGCATGGTGATTGGCTTTACCATCGTCTGGTTTTTGCTACTCTCCAGCCAAACCGGTCAACAGGCCTCTATTCGCCCTGTCACATGCTTGTGGCTGATCGCGATTCCGCTTATGGATATGGCAGCGATTATGATCCGTCGTATACGTCGCGGCCACTCCCCATTTAGGCCAGACCGTGAACATCTACACCATATTTTCCAACGCCTTGGTCTGAGTTCGACTCAGACACTGTTACTAATTTGTACTGTTGCTACATTGTTTGCAGGGTTTGGTATTTATGGTGAGCTAACTGGGATTAGTGAAAGCATTATGTTTGTCAGTTTTATATTTTGTTTTGCTGTCTACGCCGTTTTGCTCAGTTATGTTTGGCGCATTACTCGCTTTGTCCGCTCATTGCGAAAACAAGATAAGCCAGAACACGCGCTCAACGGTTAATCGGCACTGAACAACGCAAAGATCAGACAATAAAAAAGCCCGCATTTGCGGGCTTTTTTATTGGAAAATTTAACAACCTAATCAATTTGATTGATAAAACATCTTGTACCACTCTACCAATTCAGTCACCCCCTGCTCGAGCGAGACTTGCGGTTTATACCCTGTCGCTTTAAATAAGTCTTGTGTATCCGCGTAAGTTTGATAAACATCACCAGGCTGCATTTCACGGAAGTTCTTTTTCGCCTCAATGCCTATAGTACGCTCAATACATTGAACAAACTCCATTAAATTCACCGGCGAGCCATGTCCGATATTATAGACGGAATAAGGCGCAGAGCTAGAAGCTGGCGTGCCTGCTTCAACGATCCAATCATTATTGCGTGATGGAATAACATCCGCAATACGCACCACGCCCTCAACAATATCGTCTACGTGGGTGAAGTCGCGCCACATATCACCATTGTTATTAATATCAATGGTTTCACCTTTTAAAATCTTATCGGTAAAAATAAACGGCGCCATATCTGGTCGACCCCATGCGCCGTATACTGTAAAGAAGCGAAGTCCTGTCGTCGGGATATCGTACAAGTGCGAGTAACTATGGGACATAAGCTCATTCGACTTTTTCGTGGCCGCATACAAAGAGACGGGGTGGTCTACCGAGTCTGAGGTTTCAAATGGTACCTTTGCATTTAGACCATAGACTGAGCTCGAAGAGGCATAAATGAGATGTTTGACCTTCGTTTGACGACAGCCTTCTAACACGTTCAAATGTCCCACTAAGTTGGCATCCGCATACGCATGTGGATTTTCAATCGAGTAACGCACCCCTGCTTGCGCAGCCAAGTGAATCACTCGATCAAATTGATGCGTCTCGAACAAGGCTGCCATTTTCTCGCGGTCGGCAATATCAAGTTGTTCAAAAGTAAAATTCGGGTGCTCAATACGGGCTAGGCGCGCATGCTTTAACGATACATCGTAGTAGTCATTCAAGCTATCTACACCAATAACATGATGACCAGCGGCCAAAAGCTTTTCTGCTGTCGCGCTACCGATAAATCCGGCCGCACCAGTGACAAGATATTTCATGGTCAATTCCTTATGTGTGTCTAACCAATTAACTGACGCTATTAGGCTTTTAGTGCGCTTTCTACTGCGTCCATATATTTGTTTATAATGATCTTTTCATCGAATGTGCTTTGCATTTTTTCGCGACTTGCCTGTCCCATTATCAATCGTTTCGAGTGGCCTACTTCAATCATTTCTTTCATCGCAGCATAGAGGCTTTCTGTACTTTTCGGTTCACAAAGATATCCATTGACCGAATGGTCAACGGTTTCGCGGCAGCCCAC from Salinivibrio kushneri includes the following:
- a CDS encoding NAD-dependent epimerase, which codes for MKYLVTGAAGFIGSATAEKLLAAGHHVIGVDSLNDYYDVSLKHARLARIEHPNFTFEQLDIADREKMAALFETHQFDRVIHLAAQAGVRYSIENPHAYADANLVGHLNVLEGCRQTKVKHLIYASSSSVYGLNAKVPFETSDSVDHPVSLYAATKKSNELMSHSYSHLYDIPTTGLRFFTVYGAWGRPDMAPFIFTDKILKGETIDINNNGDMWRDFTHVDDIVEGVVRIADVIPSRNNDWIVEAGTPASSSAPYSVYNIGHGSPVNLMEFVQCIERTIGIEAKKNFREMQPGDVYQTYADTQDLFKATGYKPQVSLEQGVTELVEWYKMFYQSN
- a CDS encoding YjbH domain-containing protein, whose product is MKTAVFTHSALAAALFCAYSAHADSFSYPSLVYSQTDFGGVGLMQMPSARTAPEGGFSLGSTYNEDYLHYHASLQLFPWLETTIRYTQVHDVLYSQNPDFSDDNSYTDKSIDAKLTLLNESYWLPELAVGVRDLGGTGLFDGEYVVGSKRAGPFDFTLGVGWGYLGNRANLRGNKTLGSDCDRNTGYKGNGGNVDLDRMFTGCVALFGGVEYQTPLSPLSLKLEYDGNDYRSDFPTSRQGVPLPADSPWNLGLVYQLAPWADVHLSYERGNTFTAGLTLVNNFSDADPFWLDDPIAAYRPQASTDSLTKAEWQQLSQQLAQNAGYSDNRVYYDGDQLTVTGEQNKYRDRSQAHERAARLIANTGIEAKRYKLIETKNRQLMTETIIDANRYTQIANNDYVGADISDATGTIASRSPRGTLMGNNDDDFRAGIAPKLRQSIGGAEDFYLYAIGVLGTAEWFMNDHLVASGEVYANLFDNYDKFNYTVPPDGTDLKRVRTLTRQYIDERYRVTNLQLTYFDKFGSNWYTQTYGGYLEDMFAGVGGEVLYRPYNSDFALGVDINYVKQRDPSSVFGLFSQERQYSDEDQRYYRVQTGTTTGHATLYWREPLGLFEGTMAKISAGRYLTDDVGVTIDASKQFDSGITAGVFATKTDLSAEEFGEGSFTKGFYISIPFDLLSVKPNTSRATISWLPLQRDGGQKLGKKYSLYGMTDARSPWSTRPIQ
- the wecA gene encoding UDP-N-acetylglucosamine--undecaprenyl-phosphate N-acetylglucosaminephosphotransferase; translated protein: MFFSATDLVALLVLSTCVLFLMRRFARVVGLVDKPNARKLHSGSVPLVGGISICLSLLFFLWNNADLIPHTELYSVSILVLVIIGALDDRFDISYKIRFLIQALLSIAMIEVGNIELSTIGNILDTGDIDLGITGYIITILAVVGAINAFNMVDGIDGLLGGLSVVTFAGVAFMMTTVNHYDLAYLSTAMIVIMAPYILFNLGLLGRKRKVFMGDAGSMVIGFTIVWFLLLSSQTGQQASIRPVTCLWLIAIPLMDMAAIMIRRIRRGHSPFRPDREHLHHIFQRLGLSSTQTLLLICTVATLFAGFGIYGELTGISESIMFVSFIFCFAVYAVLLSYVWRITRFVRSLRKQDKPEHALNG